Genomic window (Alnus glutinosa chromosome 9, dhAlnGlut1.1, whole genome shotgun sequence):
AGTTTGTCCAATCCAAGGATGCATATGTCCTCGTGCATGAACTTGGGTGGAGAGATTGATGTGAAGACATTTACTGATACAACGCCCTCATTGTCTCGTTTAAAGAGATTGAAGGCAAGAATGATATTCTCCGAATAGGAACTATTATTGGACACAGTCTTTTTTTGCATTTGATGGGAAATAAAAATAGGAGAAGCTCGTCCAATTAACTCGATAAGGTGAAGCACATAAACAGCAAGGGGCCTTTCACTAGATGGGCATGCGACTTCAAGTAGCTTTATTACAGCCGCAATGTCATCTTGCCTGTGAATGCACGCTAGGACTCTAAGCTCTACATTACGTCTGCAATGCATAATATCTCTTTTCTGGTAACCTGCATATTTCCTTGAGGGATGGTACATGTACTTCACCAAGAGTGGCACGAAAAATGCAGTCAATAAGATGCTTAGACTTGACAAAGCATACGACTCATCTGCCATGGTCTGCACAAATGAAAAATGTTGGAGAAACCCATCAAGTGATGTTGTTCAAGAAAGCAATAGTTTTTACTATTAAAGATTAAAGttctagaaaatatattttgcaatatagtatgatgtttcttttattcttaattCTATGACTTATGCTTAAATACTCATAACCATGAAATATCATCTCATaaaattagcaaaaaaaatcattaactaCATTATTAAACTTGATTTAGCAATATTCATTTCTAATTTATTAATCTAGATTCATATAGTTAAAAGGTCTTACATCTATTTAATTGGTTTGAAAGtcgatttaaaaaataaatatgctAAATATAGGAAATAATCATTTTGGGAGTTACATTGGATTTTATGATGCATATGAGTTATTAGGGATTTATTTGTCACATGAGAGTTACATATGATCTAAATGAGTGAATTGAATATTGGaaaattaaaagcatcattgtaaTGACGTAGTAGTGAAAATTAAAGTTGAATATTGAAAAATTAGAAGCATCACTGTAATGACGTAGTAGTGAAAATTAACCTAATGTTTACTGGCACATTATCAAATTGTATGACAGTACTATagcaatctactaaatagcattactcatcgtATAAATACTCATATACAATCTAGTGAGTGgaataaaaaagtattttggTGTTTATCCTTCTCTCCATTTATCTTCCCTAGAATATTGATAATGTGTTTTAACCCTCTTGATTTCCaacaaattggtatcaaagcaagatgtggtgagaaaagaaaatggaaaatagaATGATTCCATTTCACATTCATCGATTCATGAAAGGCAACTATATATTCATATGAATGTAATCTTGGATCAAAAGATTTATGGCAGATCATTGCAAAGGTTACAAGGAGTTGGAGAACAAAGGTTCCTTATCTCACTCAAAATAAGTCTTGCGATAAAAAGAAGGATCGAAAGGCCATCATGATCATTCATCAATGCTTGGATGATGACTTGTTACAAAGAGCTATACTATTTCCAAGAAAACTTTGGAGATTATTCAAAACTCTTATCAATGAGTTGATAAAGTGAAGAAAGTTTTGCATCTAAACTTTGCAAAGTAAGTTTGAACCTAGCCTTGCGCAAGAAGGCCTCTTAaccaatttcatatttttttcacGAGTGTTGGTCATTGTGAATCAACTAAAGAGCCATGGTAAAGATTATTTAAATGATACAAATGTTGTTGAAAAGATCAACTAAAGAGATATGGTAAAGATTCAACTATATTGCTGTTGCCATCAAAGAGTCAAAAGATCTACATTCCATAATCATTGATCAACTCATGGGGTAAGTACAAGATCAtgaagaggaggaaaaaaagaagcaagagcTTGTAGATAAAATGCTACAAACAAAGCTCTCTTTGAAGGAGATAAAAGATCGGTATGGTGGAAACCAAAGAGGTCGAGGACatggaagaggaagagaagaatGAGCTGGCCACATTCCGTCCAACAAAGAAGGAAGAGATCAAAATTCATATCAAACAAGAGGAAGtggctaaaaataaaaaaaaccaatttaagGCTACATGGAAGAAGGTATGacaaatttcaaatgttgtaTGTAGAAagggaaaatttcacttactcCCGTCAATCTCCCACTCAATCTACAATCTCTTCCCCCACcgcccgccccccccccccccactcaATCTACAatctttcaatttggttaatgtaCCATACTCATCTACTATTAGGGTTGCAATGtccaaaatcacaaaaatacccttccacatccaaaataacaaaaatacttatCCTACCAATGTGAAAGGAATGAAATGTAGGTtggaattaaaaaagaatatatgttCACTCCATGTAAAAATAAGTTATTCATCTTAATCTATATTAGGGGCACCTAAAAcggaaccaaaaagaaaaagataattccattttcttgaagaaaaaaaagggtggaggggggggggggggggagagagagaaaagaaagatagtCACCTCGTTATCTTTGAACAATGTATAGAAAGTGAGTTGGACTACACCTTTGGAACTCAATAACAGAGCGAGTGTGAGAGCATCATTTAAGGGCATTTTGGAGTACAAGGGAGGAACCAAAGAAGCCACCATTTTGGACACAAAAGTCAAAACAATGAGGATTCCATTGATTGTGGTGAAACTGTCATCGAATTTGATTAAACTCAGATCTGTCCTCATCCCACAGGTAGTCACGTAGATTGGCAGCAACACATCCCAAATGAAGCAATTGAACTTGCTGACAATGGCTGATCCTAAAGGCGGCCCATCTGGTATTGCCAAACCCAAAATGAAAGGTCCAACGACTAAAGTCTGACCAAACGAATGAGAAAGATACCCAGAGCCAAGGACCATTATTAAAATGGCATGAATGTAAGTGTCTTTGACAGGCCTGCCTTCCGGTGTCTGCCTGATTACCCAAAACATTGATGGTCGAATTGCAAATACAATGATGATAAGATACATGATGATTGCTACTAAATCTATAGTGGCAATCATACTACTTTCATTCTGTCTAATTCTAGTCAAGGCAGAAATGATGATAAGAAACATGCTTAAGGTGTCACTTACCAATGCCCCAGATAGTGCTAATCGACCCAGTTCAGAATTCAAGATCTTGAGGTCCTCAAGAAGGCAAGCAACGACCGGAAATGGAGTTAGACAATGTATTGCTGTTATATATGGAAGCATCTCTGCTTCTTCAGTATTTAGCGTATAATATCCTTTAAGTTTTACTTGGACTAACAAGCCAATTAGTAAAGGCGACAATATGCATACAACACCAGTATACAAGGCTTTTCTTCCGGTTCTATTTATCATTCCTATATCCATTTTCACCCCACTCAGAAACATAAAGAGTATATAACTCCAAAGAGACAACAAACCAATTATTTCTTGACTTTTAACGGGAAATAGGACATGTTTCAATATTTCGAAGCGTCCCAGGAGAGAGGGACTGAGGATCATGCCAACCTGGTCCGCATAAAATCAAGGCACttgtttagttaaaataaaaagagtctCCCAAGTCAACAATTGATGAAATATATGTAAATATGCGCAAATAAGAGAAACAGGCTGGAGAGGAAGTGGAAGAGAGCACTTACAAAAAGTTGTGAGGTGAACTTGGGGACTCCATAACGCTTAAGAACGTAATGGGAGGCTTGGGTGATAGCAAAAATGAGAACCATCTGCAGCTGAATCACTGGCAACGTATACGGAATAGTACCATAATGAATGTAGTTCCACAGGCCTTTCGAATTGACCATGGGGGGTAACTGAGTACATTCATTTATGGTGATCATGCCACTTGTATCAACAAGTAAGGCATTGTTTTCTGCCATGCCGatgtctgcctctcttggtatATTCACACAATGAAATTCAAtgcagagagagaaagaaagaaatgtatAAGGAAAGACCAGACAagtggggttttttttcttctgtaaaATTTTGTCCACTAATGCATGAAATAAGAATTTGTAGGATCTTAATGCCTGTTTTAGGACACTAGAAATATGGTTGCAATCTGGTTATTAATGTGATAATTAACATGCATTCATCATCTAATAATAGATTTTACTTTGCtctatttgtttcgacgtaaaatattttctgaaaatagtttttcctattttctaGTGTTTGATACAacgaaaaaaaatcattgtaaaactgaaaacattttcagttaaccagaattttttaaaaaatttccatAAAATTGTTTCCCTTTTTCTAAAACCGTAAACTATTATTTGAGTTTGGGCTTCTATTTCTCAAAACAACGGAAAAAGGGAGTGGGTGTTGGTGTATAGTGTATACCGAATCCAAAAGTTGTTGGGAAGCCACAAGGGTTTTGAGCTAACTTAACCGTACAAACGAAATCAAAGGCAACAATTGTTGAAGATGGTCATACCTCTTAGTTGTTTCTCTTACTGGAAGGTATCAATCCTTTCATCTAGATTTAGGCCAGCGTTTATTAAACCTGTCAATTGTTATTTTTAGCGCCAAGAAGACTGGAAAGATAAGGTTGTTAGTTGTTGAAAATATTGTTTAGATGAGTAATACTACACACATTCTTACGTCTTTATACTAATTTCTCAACACCCATATGTGACTGTTAAAACtataattgaatttatgatgaaTCTTTATTGGTTTTTAATCGAATGgtggttttaaaagccacatatgGATGTGAGAAAGCGGGAGTGTGTGtagtattattctttttttcagaAATATAAAACGCTATCTATTTGTAGCGTACCAACGTTATACAAGCGCTGGCTAAAAGTTCAAGAGGTTGAAGGAGTTGGGTCGAGGCCACTGTTGAGCGCCTTGATTAGGCCTGTGTCCGGCCTAACTTTTAACAATTCAACATAAGATTGCCCTAGTTATAAATAGATCTGACAATTTATTACATAACCCGCGAACTCAACATAAactaaacacaaaattaatggatTATGATTTATGGGTTTggtctgtttaattaaatgagtcgagttatggttgacctatatatatagtttcataCCAATGCTTaacacaatccaaacccaacaTGAGAACATGAATTGACACCCCTAATTATAAGTGGTGTGATACAATTAGAACTTGTTCAAAAGGATATCTTCTGACATGCTTAAAAGGATGTTTGGAAGTAATTCgtactttatttttcattttattttcatcttccaatatttttccttttgagaATGGGTGTCTGTCTTCTTCATGTCCTTATATATAGAGAATAGATGACAACTGAATTCGAACAACTCATTGTTGCTTCGATAAttcaaggagaaaaaaagaaaggaaaaaatataaaaaatcctTTGAACTAACAACCAATTTTATAATAGCCCATTTAATTTTCAAGTgcactaatgtgacccatcaaagtaccaaagtgtgccaaaaaggctacttttgtcgaaatattcctataatacccatattctctttaattttttttattttatttttttttaaaaaaaaaaaaactaaactaaactatttttattttttaaaaaaaaaaatatgaaaaatcaaTCCATGTGGTAGGCCTTAATTATAAATCGCTCACTGcaaattaaaacataatttgAAGGTCTTCAAGATAGgtgaaaaataacaatttagtcattgtagtcaaattccgtcaaaataaTTGACGGATTTGATTAGTGTTaacgtcaacaccaataaaatgataatatgtgtcactcttactaaaaaaataaaaatcaatatattaaaaaaatatacatttacaAAACTAAATCACTCAatgtagtcaaattccgtcaaaacacttgatggATTTCGTTAGTGTGCCACGTTAACATCAATAaaagaatgacatgtgtcactgtTAATATATATCTCAatggagtcaaattccattaaaacacTTAACGGATTTCGTTAGTGTGCCACATTAGCATTAATAAAAGGACGACACGTGTCACTGTTAATATAtgtaattaaaactaaaaatttaaagaaattaaaaaattaaaattgttttagttaaaaaaaagaaaggggtggctaagcagccacccccagcccaTTATGGTGCCCGCGCGCCACCCTTGGCtacctctagggtggctcgtgggccacccccaatggtgGATCTGAGGTGGCCCGAAGGCGACCCCAGAGGAAGCTAGGGTGACCCATAGCCGCCCCCATGTGTCGGCAGTAGCACGCGCCATCCCAGATCCACCATTGAGGGAGCCTCGAAGGCCACCCTAGAGGTAGCAGTGGCTATCGAGccccccatttttctttttttcttttttttttccttgttttaattaaaaattttcaattttttaatttctttaactttttagttttatattaaaagttttttaaaatttatttatttaaaaaatatatatagtttttattaattttttattttagtttttaagagaataagggtattataggaatatttcaacaAGAGAGACATTTTTGGcatactttggtagtttgatggttCACATTAGTGCACTTAAAATTTCAAGAGGTTATTCTAAAATTGGCTATTAGTTCAGgggcattttttatatttttcccaaaaagaaaataaaaaatatcgtTCGTATTTCAATTTGGTACTATATGTCATGAATCATGCGTGCTTAGAAATATTGAGATTTCTCTCCtacaaaataacattttcaAAAGATTGTTATTGAATAAGgatcaagattaaaaaaaacaacaaaaaaaaaaaagatccctTGCAATTGGTAGTCTGAATTGCATAATATTTGGGCAGTCTGCACAACTGGCCCGAGCAGTTCGGAATGCGAGGCCCACCAGCCCAACAACCTCGCTCTCTCTAGTTTGGGCAACCAAATTGTAGCAAATGCCCATCCTATGTTAGGGCAGAATTTTTGAGACAATGATGTAATACCTTGTATTAAGTTAGAATTAAGACTACCCTAATTACAGAGTGAAATTCTACGCAGGCTATTCGAATGGTAGGTGATGGTAAAGTAGGAGAATCGTCCGAATGATCCTTGGACTATCCCAATAGTCCACCTCAGAAAAACGTTTGAACGGTGACAGTCTGCATGTGAATCAAATAGAGCCATTTAATGACAAGTATTGTGAAGGATGCATGTTTAAGGGTCTAGGTTGAACCCTAGACACCTCATCCAATCCCTTTCAGCcacccaaaccctatatatagGATCTAGAGagagggaggaggaggaggagaaaagagaaaggagaaatAAGAGGTTTTTGGAGGATTCCTAAGCTTTTAGCTTCAAGAAATGTAACCTCTAAACCCTATCTGTaatgacccacccccaatgacacaatattgtccacttttggctcccctgaaccagacttcctaggaggtcatccctcctggtactactctcgcagaagcatgtTTAaatgcagagttctgataggtttatggCCATTATAGCTTTAAAATGCATTGTGTCAAGACAAATGCATTTATagatataagcacatccccattcccaggcaatgtgggacatCACACTAGCCTTGTTATATTTCAGTCTTATTTTGCGTTTTAATTTCGATCTCAGTGTTGTGATGTGAttgtgtgtgtgggtgtgtgaaggTTAAAGATGAGGTTTTTATTGTAGAAGTTGATGACGTTAGAGTTAGAAAGTTGAAGTTGTGTGGATGGTATGCACTATTTCATCTCCCTTATTGATTAAGAGTACATCTTTCACTGTTTATGGTTTTGTGgtgtttatgtttatgtttatggTTTTATGGTTTTGTGATTTCCAAAGTAATATTATAAGgagttttggttttggaatgAAATGTTTCATTTTGGATAAAGCtttagattttggcatttgaaTTCAATTTTAGGTTTGTTTAAGTGCTTAGGTTAGTGAAAGGAAGCCTTTTTAGGCCTTAGAATGTGTAAGATGatctttttgaaattatgagGTTCTGTCAAGAGACCATTCTAACGGTCCGAGAACCGTCCAAATGGCCTGAGATCCATCACAACAGTGTGATTGGCAAAATTCATGTAAGTCTAAGTTTTAGGTTTTCAGTTAGGGTTTTAGTCTAGAAGTACAACTAATAGTAGAATATTTTGTAGAAGGAGCCAGAGTGTACGAAGAGGAGTTTCAAGAGGTCCTTTACGATCAAGGTGACTAAACACTCATGTGAAACTACTTACCCACATTTTTAGCATGTCCATTTTGATATCAAACttgcatattttatatcaaCATAAAATGCTTATTATGGATGCTGTAAACTCTACATTTTGTGcaaagaaatgaaatatttgtAAAATGGGTGACTGTGTGATTTCCAAATTCATGcattgataaaataatttttgaacttATATGGCATGGCTACCATAGGAAAAAATGTTTAAGAATCTAGAACATGTGCATACTATTTGTAAGTGTTTGACTTTATGGCCCATGGTTAAAGTAGAATATGAATTACCATAGATGTAGGGGCTACAATGG
Coding sequences:
- the LOC133876948 gene encoding cation/H(+) antiporter 3-like, with translation MAENNALLVDTSGMITINECTQLPPMVNSKGLWNYIHYGTIPYTLPVIQLQMVLIFAITQASHYVLKRYGVPKFTSQLFVGMILSPSLLGRFEILKHVLFPVKSQEIIGLLSLWSYILFMFLSGVKMDIGMINRTGRKALYTGVVCILSPLLIGLLVQVKLKGYYTLNTEEAEMLPYITAIHCLTPFPVVACLLEDLKILNSELGRLALSGALVSDTLSMFLIIISALTRIRQNESSMIATIDLVAIIMYLIIIVFAIRPSMFWVIRQTPEGRPVKDTYIHAILIMVLGSGYLSHSFGQTLVVGPFILGLAIPDGPPLGSAIVSKFNCFIWDVLLPIYVTTCGMRTDLSLIKFDDSFTTINGILIVLTFVSKMVASLVPPLYSKMPLNDALTLALLLSSKGVVQLTFYTLFKDNETMADESYALSSLSILLTAFFVPLLVKYMYHPSRKYAGYQKRDIMHCRRNVELRVLACIHRQDDIAAVIKLLEVACPSSERPLAVYVLHLIELIGRASPIFISHQMQKKTVSNNSSYSENIILAFNLFKRDNEGVVSVNVFTSISPPKFMHEDICILGLDKLTSFIVLPFHRKWSIGGSIESEDNTVRTLNCSVLELAPCSVGILVDRGHLGRSMVSSESSYSVAMIFLGGNDDREALTFAKRMANDSNIALTVVQFVATGGDVDSRWDKLLDNEILKDVKLNNVGDEYVIFLEEMVKDGPQTALIIRSMVDEYDLIIVGRRHKVESPQTSGLAEWSEFPELGIIGDLLASSDLNSKTSVLVMQQQQIDG